The sequence below is a genomic window from Brevibacillus agri.
CAAGAACTTCAGGATGCCTTGACAGCCAACCGCACGCTGTTGCTTCGTTTTTCCAACAGCACAGCTTCGCGCCTGTCGCTGCCAACGCCGTTTTTCCAGGTTGAAGGGGTGAGAAAGTGGTAATTGAAACCGTGCATCTGGGGAAGCGCTACGGTACCCTGCAAGCTTTGTCAGACTTGAATCTGTCCATCGCGCCGGGAAAAGTGTTCGGCTTCATCGGCCCGAATGGCGCCGGAAAATCGACGACGATGCTGATTTTGTCCACGCTGCTGGAACAGAGCGAAGGCGAAGCGTACGTCTGCGGCTACAACGTTCGCAAGGACCCGGCCAGCGTGCGCCAGTCGCTCGGCTACATGCCCGACTTTTTTGGCGTGTACGACAACTTGACGGCTGTGGAATATTTGGAGTTTTACGCGGGCGCCTTTAAAATCCCGGCGCGCAAAAGACGCTCGCTCGTAGCCGACCTGCTGGAGCTGGTCAACCTGGCGCACAAGGCGGATGCGTTTGTCGATTCCTTGTCGCGGGGGATGCAGCAAAGGCTGGGGCTGGCGAGATGCCTCGTCCACGATCCGGCGGTCCTGATTCTCGACGAACCGGCGTCTGGCCTGGACCCGCGGGCGCGCATCGAGCTGCGGGAGATTATCAAGCAACTGCGCGAGATGGGCAAAACGATTCTCATCAGCTCGCACATTTTGCCGGAGCTGGCCGAGCTGTGCGATGATATCGGCGTGATCGAAAACGGGAAACTGATCGCGTGCGGCTCTGTCCACGAAGTAAGCAGCAGAGAGACAGGCGGAAGCGTCATGCAGCTTCGCGCGCTGCGCAACCTCGACAAAGCGGCGCTGCTGTTGGAAAGCTCGCCGCATGTGAACCATCTGGAGGAATACATGGGCGGCTTCCGCTTTTATTTTCAGGGCGCCGAGCAGGAAAAGGCCGACCTGTTGCAAGAGCTGATCGACGAGCAGGTGGCGGTCGTCTACTACGGTGACGCGAAGAAAAACTTGGAGGACGTTTTCATGGCGATTACGGAAGGAGTCGGTATGGAATGAACGGCTTCCTTTTCAACCCGATTCTCGTCAAGGAAATGCGCGAGCGGTTTCGCTCCCGGAAAACGGTGTGCATCCTGGCGATTTACCTGCTCATCATGGGCGGGATTCCGCTTGGTTTTTTGCTGACAGATACGTTGCGGGCAGAGGCGCTGGGCGAGAATCGCAACCTGTTTCTCATATCAGCGGCGATTCATTATGCGATGGTCTGCTTTGTCGCGCCTGCCCTGACGGCGGGGGCCATCAGCGGCGAGCGCGAACGGCAGACGCTGCACATTTTGCTGACGACGCAGTTGTCGCCTGCCACGATTGTGTGGAGCAAGCTGATTACGTCGCTGGCTTTTTCCACGCTGTTGCTCGTCGCCTCCATGCCGCTGTACAGCATTGTCATGCTGTACGGCAGCGTGTCGCCGGAGCAGATGGCGCAGTTGATTCTGTTTCTGGCCGTCAACATTTTCTTTTTGGGCTCGCTTGGGCTGTTTTGCTCGACATGGATCAAACGCACCTCGATTAGCACGATTACTTCGTACGGGATCGCTTTCTTTTTCGTCGTCGGAACCGGGCTGCTCTTTTTCTTCATCGGCGAATGGCTACAGCAAAGCTACCCGGACATGTACCCCGATCAAGGCGTCTGGAATTTGCCGGAGCTGCAAGTGCTGGCGGGAATGAATCCGATCATCGTCCTGTTTGGCATACTGGGAGAGACGCTGGACCACTCCGAGCAGTTCGCCTTTTCGCCGTGGCTGTTTTTTTCCTGCTTTTACGTCGTGCT
It includes:
- a CDS encoding ABC transporter permease, with amino-acid sequence MNGFLFNPILVKEMRERFRSRKTVCILAIYLLIMGGIPLGFLLTDTLRAEALGENRNLFLISAAIHYAMVCFVAPALTAGAISGERERQTLHILLTTQLSPATIVWSKLITSLAFSTLLLVASMPLYSIVMLYGSVSPEQMAQLILFLAVNIFFLGSLGLFCSTWIKRTSISTITSYGIAFFFVVGTGLLFFFIGEWLQQSYPDMYPDQGVWNLPELQVLAGMNPIIVLFGILGETLDHSEQFAFSPWLFFSCFYVVLALLLMVWSAYLLKPIRRKWWSWKKWSVRVK
- a CDS encoding ABC transporter ATP-binding protein; amino-acid sequence: MVIETVHLGKRYGTLQALSDLNLSIAPGKVFGFIGPNGAGKSTTMLILSTLLEQSEGEAYVCGYNVRKDPASVRQSLGYMPDFFGVYDNLTAVEYLEFYAGAFKIPARKRRSLVADLLELVNLAHKADAFVDSLSRGMQQRLGLARCLVHDPAVLILDEPASGLDPRARIELREIIKQLREMGKTILISSHILPELAELCDDIGVIENGKLIACGSVHEVSSRETGGSVMQLRALRNLDKAALLLESSPHVNHLEEYMGGFRFYFQGAEQEKADLLQELIDEQVAVVYYGDAKKNLEDVFMAITEGVGME